One Pseudoalteromonas sp. NC201 DNA segment encodes these proteins:
- a CDS encoding TonB-dependent receptor — protein sequence MFRYKLTSEAKPLFSTSKLNYHISRTLLAMSLGVFSSAVFADDQAKHIDLERIEVTSEKRTVNIMEVASSVTAIFGQELVDSEAYSITDLGQAIPSVHVYSWGGRRDSNVFIRGIGPGLFTEPTIGFYVDGVNYSSNSIFDLDLVDIERIEVLRGPQGTLYGGNSLAGVINIITKQPDEMPEFKGAFSADNFGSKRVRLGVNTPLTADNLFLGLSASAYNTDGHLENTYLDKDFGARDDLSARAKLRWIASDNLEANFVVDYERFRGDSYAMGQLERIKANPDHIEHDFEGVDDRDALGASVTLDYSGDNVNFISITSWRDWDNLNTADQDTGNDAGYQFHSHSEDDFDQLSHEMRWSSKNTEDYHWLVGFYAYQSDTQSTTRNDLNFSSMYPGSGPMIDRSIIGKDDQAWAVFGQVDYAITQDITVIAGLRYHKEQREADINIDSQSTGVTSQHGGKEEFSEVLPKLALSYQTANNDLVYASWSKGYRAGGFDTLYPNLSKPSFEPEYSNNYEIAYKALALENQLSFSITAFYVSLDDQQVQQMLENTTIITDNAGESTSRGVEFESRYQPHPDWTIGFSSSYVDATYSEYESVNFATGAIEDYSDNRLPNTPKISANLSISNRTELNSDFTLFTQLENIYMGDHYFDAGNQMKQSAYHLLNAKVGLESESWYAHLWVKNALDEYYSKVEFNFGFGVTAEAGNPRTIGLTIGTNF from the coding sequence ATGTTTCGTTATAAGCTGACGTCTGAGGCCAAACCTCTCTTCTCCACTTCTAAACTCAACTATCACATTTCGCGTACCTTGTTAGCAATGAGTTTAGGCGTTTTCTCTTCAGCAGTATTTGCTGATGATCAAGCCAAACATATCGACTTGGAACGAATTGAGGTTACTTCTGAAAAGCGTACCGTGAATATTATGGAAGTTGCTTCTAGCGTAACGGCTATTTTTGGACAAGAACTAGTCGACTCTGAAGCCTATTCAATCACAGATCTTGGACAAGCGATCCCGAGTGTTCACGTTTATAGCTGGGGTGGCCGAAGAGACAGTAATGTATTTATTCGTGGCATAGGCCCGGGTTTATTCACCGAACCCACCATAGGTTTTTACGTCGATGGCGTGAATTATAGTAGCAATAGTATTTTTGATTTGGACCTTGTGGATATAGAGCGTATTGAGGTCCTAAGGGGCCCTCAAGGCACACTATATGGGGGCAATTCTCTGGCTGGTGTTATTAATATCATCACCAAACAACCAGACGAAATGCCGGAGTTCAAAGGCGCCTTTTCTGCAGATAACTTTGGCTCAAAGCGGGTTAGATTAGGTGTGAATACCCCCTTGACTGCGGATAATCTATTTCTCGGCTTATCAGCTTCGGCATACAACACCGATGGACATCTTGAAAATACCTACTTAGATAAAGACTTTGGTGCACGCGACGATCTGAGTGCGAGAGCTAAACTTAGATGGATCGCGTCAGACAATCTTGAAGCCAATTTTGTGGTGGATTATGAACGTTTTCGTGGCGATTCGTATGCGATGGGACAACTTGAGCGTATCAAAGCCAACCCAGATCACATAGAACATGATTTTGAAGGAGTTGACGATCGCGATGCACTGGGGGCTTCGGTTACACTGGATTATAGCGGTGACAATGTAAACTTCATCTCGATCACAAGCTGGCGTGACTGGGATAACCTGAACACCGCGGATCAAGATACAGGCAATGACGCAGGATATCAGTTCCATAGTCACTCTGAGGACGACTTTGATCAGCTCTCCCATGAAATGCGTTGGAGCTCTAAAAATACTGAAGACTACCATTGGCTAGTCGGGTTCTATGCCTATCAATCAGATACCCAGAGTACGACAAGAAATGATCTAAACTTCTCCTCTATGTACCCAGGTAGTGGACCCATGATTGATCGTTCGATTATCGGGAAAGATGACCAAGCTTGGGCAGTATTTGGCCAGGTTGACTACGCAATCACTCAGGATATTACCGTCATTGCAGGGTTACGCTACCATAAAGAACAGCGAGAAGCCGATATTAACATCGACTCTCAGTCCACTGGAGTAACCTCGCAACACGGTGGCAAGGAAGAATTCAGCGAAGTTCTACCCAAATTAGCCCTCTCTTATCAAACTGCCAATAATGACCTTGTTTACGCGTCTTGGAGTAAAGGTTACCGAGCAGGAGGATTTGACACTTTATATCCCAACTTAAGCAAGCCTAGCTTTGAGCCTGAATACAGTAATAACTATGAAATCGCCTATAAAGCACTAGCGCTAGAAAACCAACTGAGCTTTTCAATCACTGCATTTTACGTTTCTTTAGACGACCAACAAGTGCAACAGATGTTAGAAAACACAACTATTATCACTGATAACGCAGGCGAAAGTACCAGCCGGGGTGTTGAATTTGAGTCGCGCTACCAGCCTCACCCGGATTGGACCATTGGCTTCTCAAGTAGTTATGTTGACGCCACTTATAGCGAGTATGAAAGTGTGAACTTTGCAACTGGTGCAATAGAAGATTATTCCGATAATCGTTTACCAAACACGCCTAAGATCAGTGCCAACCTGTCCATTAGCAATCGTACAGAACTCAACAGCGACTTCACCTTATTCACACAGTTAGAAAACATTTATATGGGCGATCACTACTTTGATGCAGGTAACCAAATGAAGCAATCTGCATATCACCTTTTAAATGCCAAAGTAGGACTTGAAAGCGAAAGCTGGTACGCGCACTTATGGGTGAAGAATGCGCTTGATGAATATTACTCAAAAGTTGAATTTAACTTTGGTTTCGGTGTCACGGCAGAAGCAGGAAACCCGAGAACCATAGGCCTCACTATAGGTACTAATTTCTAA